AGCAAAATTGAACTTGCGTACAAGTTCATGAAGATGCGAATCCAGCAGTAATTTTCACAGCCAAATTTACAGCTACACTGGTACAAATTGAACATAGCCTGCAAGTGATGGCCAACTTGAAAGCCTTTTAAATACAAGGACCTTGCCGTTTCGGGCTAAAAATGAGAACAGTGTAATACACAGAATCAAGAGCGAGACTAAGCACGAGACTAAGATTTGCATATGAACACCATTTAGTCGAGACTGTAAATGTGAGCCAATACCCTCTACACAACTGCCAGTGAACACTTGTAGTACAGAGTACAATTTATGGGCCATTTTTATATCCCACTGCTGCAAACAGCAAGAGTTCGGCTGCAGTATGAGAATTTAGTAGACTGGAGGCATGACAAGGACGATGTTAAATTTTCTCTCTGCCAGCTTTTACTGGGTAAATAGATTTTACGCTCTGCTTAGCTGTAGCAAACACGTCATCATTCCTTATCAGGCTGAACACTTAAATGAAACACTAAAATCACTGCAGGAAAGACTTCGTATTGACCACCAACAAAAACGACATGCACGCGTGGCCGAGAATGCAGCTGTTTCGAACTGAACGTGTAGTTGCACATCAGCACTATTATGGATTCCTCTCTTtatagagcttttttttttcatatacacCGTTGACACTGCTAGGTATTTGAACTACACTTGTACTACACTACCAAACAAAGGCAGCACCTCAAGGATATCAAAAACTAGTAGATGCACAAATAGTGTTTCTGCTCTTCACAGATCTGTCAATCACCTTAAccacaatgattgattgattgattgattacgagagacgccgtagtggagggctccggaaatttcgaccacctctgaccacacgggcctacaatatttccgcctccatcgaaagtgcagccgccgcagccgggatttgaacccgcgacctgcgggtcagcagccgagtaccttagccactagaccaccgcggcggggccaccttAACCACAAGATGAACTTTACGTCCCTCATAACACCACCTCATGAAACGCACGAACTAGCACCTCATGTGACCTACCACTAATAGCTCAACCCCAGAGGTtgtaaaagcatttttttttctaaatcgtGCGGCGCCATGGCTGCTGCTTTTTTTGTACAAGCAGAAACCATGCTGCATCACAGCCAAATGCGAAGAGGCCAAGAATACAAGAGCGAAAACGCGAAGTTTAATGGCACGAGATACACGGGAGCCGAGATACAGGAGACTACGGCGGCGAAGCAAAGTAACCGTGAAGTGAAACTAAGTGCGAACCAACATTTAATAAACGCACATAATGAAAAGCCTGTGTTAACAGCTATTCGGATGACAAGCGCCGAAATTCTAATGTTCAACGTATAGCGTCGCGCGAGGGTTAGCGGGAAATAAAGGCTGGATAAATGGTCGGCGGCATTACAACAGCCTACGGTAATGCGAGCGACAACACAAGCAACGCGACGttcgaacaagaaaaaaaaaaaagggggggggggtgacgtcACGGACCGGGACCTTTCAATTGCAGCTGTCACTCAAGCGAAGGTGCTTTACGGTGTTTTTGCCAAGTGACGAAGAAATGCTTTCGGGTTTCGCGCCACCACACCACTCAACCAGCACAGTAGTCTTTTGCTCGGTTACAAATGCCACCGCATGCATGAAGTTCGCCAGATTAGACCACACGTCTACAAAATGAGAtaaacgagcaaaaaaaaaaaagaaactaccgAGAACGTTGATAAACAAAAGCCAGTCGTTTCGACATCGTGACGCAGCGGCAGGCCGCATAAGCGGCCGACGACATGGCAGGGAAAGAGTGAAGGAGACAGATACGaagggcgctttttttttttcggacattttttttgttcttaattTGCGCCTCTATTAAGAAGCGACGACCAGGGCATGCAAAACCCGGAAGGCGGTTAGAAAACGAACGAAGACGGCCACCGCCGGCAAACAACCTAAAACTTAGCCGTCAGTCATGGGGAGACGGCGAGAAACGGCAAGTCCAAAAACGGGCACACCGAAAACGAGCGACGAGACACGTCCAACTCGATAGCGGGTCGTGCCGTCGGCACTCAACTGGTCGGGAAGCCACGGCTGGCATGGTCACACCTTTCCCAAAAAGAGTCGTAGGCAACATGCGTacaacgccaaaaaaaaaaaaaaaacaaagatgctCTACTCTCCGCACAAGCGAAGCTAGCTCGGGGGACAAGTAGGGAAATAAAATTTCGGAGGCAGGTGCCGCGCGCTCGTGAAAACCCGGGCTAAACGTGCAACACAACACCGGTTGTCGccgcgttttctttctttttaattcgGAGGCAGCGTCGGAAGGAAAGCTACACAGGGCTGGCTCTCCCCCACCCCCACCTTCatgccacacgcacacacaaaagaaCACGGAGGCTAAACTGATAACTGTGTCATCGAATGCACCCCCCGAACGCTGCCGCCTCTGTAGCGGAGATAAAAACAAACTCGTCGAAGGATGCCCCGCCGCTCCATCCGGAATCAGGGTCATTTTGCTCTCTGCAGTCGTGTTATGTAGCTAATATAGTTCGAGCCTTCTCAAGAGTCTCGGGCATGCGTACAACCTGCCGAGAATAAAATACGAATGGAGGGAGGGGGCGACTGCCTACCGGTGCTACGACCCGTACCGGCGACTGTAAACCGTTAAATTCGACGTTTCGGGGGTTACGCTAGGGAAGCGAGGGTTCCTAGCGAGTCACCTGATTAACGCCGAAAGCAACAAAGTCTCCGCAGCGGGCGTCACGAAGCCAGCGTGGGCAACTGCTACGCAAGCGCTTCGTTTCGCGCTTGACAATGCAATCTCGCGCGGTTGGCAGCGGCTCTCTTACCGTTGTtcaaagcttcttcgccgctgcCGTCGCGCTGAACCATGGCCATGTCCTCGCACCGCCGTAAAAGAAGCTCGCAGTCGCAGTGGCTCTGTCCGCAGGCAACGGTCCGTGTTGAAATTAAATGTCTGACGCGAGAATGCTGTTTTCGTATTTACAGGGGGGGCTCTTGAGTCGGCTATATACACTGTACAGAAACCTGGTGCAGGTTTACAAGGACTACACACGAACCATCACTAAAAGAGACAACAAAGTAAAGCACACACAATTTCCAACTGACGCAAAAATAGAAATGTCGAGGCAGACGAAGGTCCCGGATGCTGCTGACCTCACAGGCACAGATGGAATAATGCACACCGCACGTGCGCTCCCGATTAAATGCGTTCGCCGCCAGAGGCTCGCTCTAGCAAAGAGGGTCGTGAACTGCGCTTAAAGACGTATGCCGAAAATATTGCTTTCTATTTTCATAATGTGTGCTAGTAAAGAGAAGATTTATGCGTAAATATTTGCAGTAATGTCCAACGAGTTCGGAGAGAGTAGCGCTAGTACGATTCGCGAGAGGAGGAGAGAAAGAGTGCGTCAAAATGGCGGAAAAACGAAAACACGACAGCGAGGACGAGCCGGTAGACGACAGCTCCGACGACGATGTCATCGGCCCGCTGCCGTCTGAGGCGGCGAAACCGAAGAAGGCCAAGTTTCTTCCTTTCGAGCGTGTCTACCTCGACAACCTTCCGTGCGCCGAAGCGTACGAGAAGAGCTACATGCACCGGGACATCGTCACCCACGTGATCGTAACCAAGACGGAATTCGTGATCACGGCGAGTTGCGACGGCCACCTCAAGTTCTGGAAAAAGACGGAGGACGGCATCGAGTTTGTGAAACACTTCAGGACTCACCTGGGCAACGTCCAGGACGTCGCGACCAACTCGACTGGTCTCTTCCTGTGCTCCGTGTCGAATGACAAGTCGCTCAAAGTGTTCGACGTGGTCAACTTCGACCTCATCAACATGATGAAACTTCCCTACGTGCCCGGTCGTTGCGAGTGGGTCTACGGCCCAGGTGACGCGATCGCCGCGGTGGCCGTCTCCGACGCGGACACGGGCAATATTTACGTCTACGACGGTAAAGGGGACGAAAAGCCGCTGCGCGCTCTCGAGTCGTTGCACAAGGCTCCGCTGTCGGCACTCAGGTACAACGTCAAGATGGAAACCGTCGTGTCTGTGGACAAGAAGGGAATCCTCGAATACTGGACGGGTCAGAGGGCCGACTTCAAGTTCCCCAAGTGTGTTCGCTTCGAGTCCAAGCTGGACACGGATTTATACGAGTTCGTTAAGACAAAGTCCTACCCCACGGGTCTGTGCTTCTCGCCCGACGGCTTGCAGTTCGCCACCATTGCCACGGACCGCAAAGTGCGTGTCTTTCGGTTCCTGACGGGTAAGATCACGCTCGTGCTGGACGAGACTCTGCAGCAGCTCTCGGAGTTGCAGCAGATGCAGCAGCAGCTTCCCGACATGGAGTTCGGGCGACGCATGGCAGGCGACCGCGACTTGGAGAAGTCCGAAGCGTTCCATTACTGCAACCTGACGTATGACGACACGGGTCATTTCCTGGTGTACTCGACGCTGCTAGGAATCAAGATAGTCAACCTTCGTACCACCGTTTGTTCCCGCCTTCTGGGCAAGAACGACAACATCAGGCCGCTTCACATCGCGCTCTACCAAGGAGTGCCGGGCGCCAACCGACAGATCACATCCATGGAGACGCACGCCTCGGAAAACCCGACCCTGCAGTCTCTGCAGGCCGACCCCATGCTTGTGTGCACGGCGTTTCGCAAGAACCGTTTCTACCTCTTCTCCCGGAGGGAACCAGACGAAGGCAAGACGGAGGAGCGAGACGTCTTCAATGAACGACCTTCGAAGGAAGATATCCTTTCGGCCACTGAGTCTTCAGCACAGCAACGGCTCTTCCCGACCGCCATCATCCACACCTCCATGGGCGACATTCATCTCCAGCTGTTCACAAAGGAGTGTCCCAGGACAGCGGAGAACTTCTGCGTGCATGCCAAGGCAGGCTACTACAATGGACACATCTTTCATCGAGTCATCAAGGGTTTCATGGTGCAGACGGGCGACCCTACAGGAACGGGCACAGGCGGGGAATCCATATGGGGAGGCAACTTTGAGGACGAGTTCCATCCGACCCTCAAACACGACAGGCCGTACACGCTGAGCATGGCCAATGCCGGACCCAATACTAATGGTGGGTTGTGCGTTGATTTCCCTGAAATCGTAGTGAATTATTGCAAACAGCTTGCCGAGATCTGCTCGTCGAACCTGTCACAGCGTCTACCTTTTTTATGCTTGGCTTCACTTTGGTTTCAGTTTCTTGTGGGCTTACTGACTTGTCTTCTCCACGTCTCTGTATAGTATTCAGCAGATTGAAAGATGTCAATGACAGCTGCTACTATCAATTGCTTATGATGACGATGTAATTTCGCCACAAATTTAGGCGCTAAAGGTTACGGTAACCCTGATGCAAGTGCTCACTTCAAAATTGCACTGATGCGACACGAGCTGCGGAGGTGCTGGGAGCGAAAGTATGTGTGTTACTCAGTCCTAAATTTTTGTATTACATGAGTACTATACACTGTCGTACTATATGAAGAAGAACATGCGATCGCTTGGCCTGCGTTCTGCAGGAGCTGCCTACAGCTTTGTCAACCAACAGCTCACAAAAGCAGGGCCCTTTTTTTTGGTGGCACTGCCTGCTGCGAGAGCGGACCGGTAGCATAATCTAGTAGCGCTTGTCTAACGGCCATGACTCGTTATATTATTTGTCAATAGATGATGCCAAAAGCAGAGATGTTTTCTTCAGTTGTgagttgatggtgctgtaggcagctaCTGCAGAGAGCAGGCCTTGTTCTTgaatgttccctttcataaaggacaacAGTGTGCATCAGAgaacatttatttttttactcGCGTGACACTGCTTAAAGTGCAGTTGCATTGACACTCTGCTAGTTTTGCTTACTGAGTAGGCGCTGCAGAATAAATTTCCACATTGAATCTTGCAGTTACAGAAACAGGTGGACTGTCACGTAAGACATCCCCTTGAACTATAACGCAACAAAACACTTTATGTCGCTTAGGCTCATCTGTACTTGAACCATTTGAATGTGCCCACTAGTGGGCCTCTTAAACAGGAGGTCCTTAGAGACTTTTGCTTAGTAAGTTTAATTAACTTGTTCATATGCCataagtgatagatcatgcaatTTGATGTATCTAAGCATCACACTATTACAGGTAGACATGCACCACACTAAGTGCAAGAGAGCAATGTACAGCACAGAAAATGAGGAAAGTGAAAGGAATAATTTCACTTTGACAAGTCACTACAACTATCTTCATAAGACTACTGGTAGCACTCTACTTGTTCCAGTAATAAGATATGACTATTCGTTAACAATCATGCATACTGAAATTCATGGCTATTTCAAAAGTGCTGTTTGTGTACATTAAGGTTTGCTTACCTTTTTGCACATGTATGCAAACATGAAAACCACCACTTTATATAAATGCTCACCTCAGACATACTTTGATAAATTAGTCTTCAGGAATGTGCTGTACTTTTAGGGCATTACTGCACATAAACAAAGATCACACCCATAATTGCAGAACTAGTGTTAGGTGTGTTTATGATGTAATTAATGCCCTTGAATGGGAGATCCAGAAGTGCACTGAAAATTAAGGCAGCTCATAGTATGTAACAAGTGCCTAGTTATACTATCGAGATTATTGATTCATGTGCTTTAGCATTACGATCACATCATAGACTATAAGTTGCCATAACTATTGATAGATGTAATGGCTTGACTTGAACATCAAATGTGTTTGAAATTGAAAGGGTATCGTGATAGGTGTTAGCAGGGTATACCGTTCTTGCTCTCTTTCCTCCTTGATAAAATAAAACACGCACAACGCACCATAACAGGCCATAGTTTGTACTTCCTGTATTCTACATGCTATTATTAACCTTTTACATCTGAATTCAGCCCTGCCTTGCAATGACGAAAGGTTTATGGCGTGGAAGTGCCTAAACAAGGTTGATGTAACCAGATGAATCGAAAGGAGAGGGACCATTAAATAATTCATAGGCAGATTTATATAGAGCCCATTACGAGATGTTAGTAGCACATTGCACAAAGCTCAATTAAAGATGCATGATGATGTCATTATAGATTGTTCAATCTTCATAGAACTGCATGACTTTGGATGATGGACACAGTAGACTAGATAGTGGCAACACTCGCCATGCCTGCagatttttatatttttgttttttggcgtTTTCATTCAGAGAGCGAGTATTTCGCACTAATTCCAAGCTACACCCTTGAGCCCAGTGCAGTTCCATGCTCCCTTTTTGCTTGAACTTCACACTTCAACATGGCGTGAAATCAGCGAGTAGAGTACTGAACTCTTTAACAGCAGCAAGCAAGTTGTAAGAGTGCTGAACAGCGAAGTTAAGTGAAATGAGGTATTCTGGTGCGAGTTTCACACCTTACTACTTGTCACTAAAGCAGCCCTTTCATATGCACGACGCCTTTGCTTTGCACGGTTAACCGTCTGTGGGTCATCTATAACACCACCTTTCCTTACATAGGTTCACAGTTCTTCATCACCGTGATACCCGCTCCTTGGCTCGACAACAAGCACACTGTATTCGGTCGAGTCACTCGCGGCATGGAGGTGGTGCAGAACATCAGCATTGTGCGGACCAGCCCCAAGACGGACAAGCCCTACGACGACGTGCGCATCATCAGCATAACCTTGCGGTGACGTTCCGCTCTGTTCGTCTTCGTTTacttacatcatcatcatcggtgtTAAAAGTGTACATAGTGACATTTGCACGGACAACTGTGATTCTTGTACAATGAAATGTGGGAGAGCACTACCGTTCATTAAATTACGCATTAAGAATTAAAAGCTTTTTCAATGCATGCACTGCCTCTGTCATGGTGTTGGTTTTTCACACCTGTGTACCAAAGTGTCTTCCATGTGCAAACATGAGAGGAAATATTGTTACAAAGGTGAGAGACCTTATTAAGCGCTAAAAGCGATCATCAGTGACAACACAGGTGATGCAAAAAAATCATCATGGAATGATGTGATCATGATGTCGCAGGGCACCAGAAATGACTCCAGCGTGACGAGATCATCGCATGGTATCATGCTCGGTCAAATTGGGCTGACCCCGAAGGCACTGCAAAATCATTTGCAGGGGGGAATCAATACCATTGACTGAGAAGAGAAAAACGCAAAGTCTGCGTGCATAGCACAGCTCTGCGTAAGCTGGGAAGGTGGCCTTTCTAGTGCCAAACCATTATTCATCATTCTGCAGAGAAGCGAGGTACCTGCTACATGAGTGCAACACATTGTGTGCGCTTTGTTGATGTGGTGGCTGATGACAATAAAGAATTACGGCCGAGCCCTCTGTAATAGTTCGGAAGCTTTAAAATGAACCAATATACTCGCAGCGGACAACTTTCCTTGGCAATGAAGAAAAGGCTATGAAGCCAATGCATCCGGGGTGTGTGCAACCTCTGAAGAATGTAGTCCTACAAGTGCGCCCTTGTTTTTCGCGTGAAAACCACAAAAAACATTACTGTATTTTCTACGGAATCCTGTTTAGAAAGAGACGCAGCATACACCAAGGAGATATCTTGTCATGTGTGAAAACATTGCACGTTTTACATGCATCTAGCAGACAAAATGGTGTCTTTGTCTTAAAGCGAGCACTTGTCGCCCTCCAGCTATACCGACTACTTGCTGAATAAGCTTGTGATGAATTTCACTTGCAAATGGCTATTAAGGAGATGAAGCGAATGGTGTGTAATGTTGTTATTCGAATTCGGCAATAAATTGAAGCGCGAGCTGAACCGAACCACTTTGCTGAGAAGTACACATGCAGGAGCTCCGCCCCCAAACAGAGCTTTCTCTTTGTTGCCAAGGTAAGTTGTCTGAGAGTATAGTTATGTAATTCACATTGCGTGATTCATGGTCCTTATTTCACTATCCTACAATGCTGTATTACATATGTTAACATGAGACAGCTGCACTACAATAATACAGCGGCTGACGACGAGGAATTATAGGTGAGCGTTCTGTAATGGGTTCAAAGCCTTCAATCACTTACTCGTTACTCGATTCGCATTGCACGACATCTAGTTATATAATGGGCCTTGTGTGACACCTAGTTATTTCACTCCTCGATCACGTTATACTACagctgaacccctttataagaggcgtGCCTTGGGGAGCAATTCTGGGTTTTTATATGAAATGCCTCTTATAAGCATGGTACcgtgtatgcattttcttatcaacgcCTATTTCAATGTAAGGCACATTAGTGTCTCTTATACCAGTTTCTCTTTCACATCAGTGTCCCTTATAAAAAGCCTAGATTGTCTATCACATGTTAACGTCCTTCCTTCCGACATGAAGCCTTTACAGAATTATTTTGCAACAGAGTTTCAAGCAGTGGCATACAgcgctgtggtagaatactggaatTCCACCAAGGGGCCCAGGTTCGAACTCCATTCCATTGTGAATATTCTTTatgattagctttttttttctttgttatttcgCGCAACAGTTGTAACAGACACCGGCGGCAGCTGGAACAATGGCACAAAAAATAACCGTTCTGATCTCGTGGCAGCTTTAACTGTACAAGAAAATGGTTTTTACCTTTTCATTACCTCTGTTCTAACTAGTCACAGGAGCTCTGTCCTCTACAGACATGTCATTCAGCTTATGAAGTCTATTTTCAGTAAAAGAGCTCTAGAAATAGTGAGCCACTAATATATTGCCTTATCTCGATTCCATGCATTTCTCAAGTGTTCTCTACAGTGGCTTCCACAATACAAAGGAAGTAATCAGCGCAGCAATCACTCAGACTGCTCGACAGCCAGCATTTCTTGTGCTGCTAATTAGTGCCAGGTTTTCACTGAGGGAGGCAAATGCATCACAAAGATTGCTGCTCTGAGTTTATGCTACAATGCATCAGTTTATTGCTCCCAGTTCCTTCAGGGTGGTTTGAAAGGTGCTGGCTGCCATGCTGTCCATTTATTGCATGTTACTCACTGAGTAAGCTTCAAATTGCCACAGAATAATTAGCCTCGTAAAGGGCTATTCAATGTACAAAGGCTTTTATGCTACAGCAGCTTACAGTAGAATAAAAATTATTGAAAAATTGAGACATGGAGACGGGGCAGGCTATATCAACAGCAAAGTTTTTTAACGGCTGTCATAAGCTGCCCCAAAATGAAACTTGAAGAAAACGGCCCAGGAAACTGAAACGCAGAGATTCCAAAAGTGGCACTTTTATAACTCTTGTCACTTTACATATGTACAGCAG
The sequence above is drawn from the Rhipicephalus microplus isolate Deutch F79 chromosome 3, USDA_Rmic, whole genome shotgun sequence genome and encodes:
- the LOC119173351 gene encoding peptidylprolyl isomerase domain and WD repeat-containing protein 1 produces the protein MAEKRKHDSEDEPVDDSSDDDVIGPLPSEAAKPKKAKFLPFERVYLDNLPCAEAYEKSYMHRDIVTHVIVTKTEFVITASCDGHLKFWKKTEDGIEFVKHFRTHLGNVQDVATNSTGLFLCSVSNDKSLKVFDVVNFDLINMMKLPYVPGRCEWVYGPGDAIAAVAVSDADTGNIYVYDGKGDEKPLRALESLHKAPLSALRYNVKMETVVSVDKKGILEYWTGQRADFKFPKCVRFESKLDTDLYEFVKTKSYPTGLCFSPDGLQFATIATDRKVRVFRFLTGKITLVLDETLQQLSELQQMQQQLPDMEFGRRMAGDRDLEKSEAFHYCNLTYDDTGHFLVYSTLLGIKIVNLRTTVCSRLLGKNDNIRPLHIALYQGVPGANRQITSMETHASENPTLQSLQADPMLVCTAFRKNRFYLFSRREPDEGKTEERDVFNERPSKEDILSATESSAQQRLFPTAIIHTSMGDIHLQLFTKECPRTAENFCVHAKAGYYNGHIFHRVIKGFMVQTGDPTGTGTGGESIWGGNFEDEFHPTLKHDRPYTLSMANAGPNTNGSQFFITVIPAPWLDNKHTVFGRVTRGMEVVQNISIVRTSPKTDKPYDDVRIISITLR